From the genome of Polyangiaceae bacterium, one region includes:
- a CDS encoding serine/threonine protein kinase codes for MLFERIGYGGMANIYLARKRTEPGAGKLYVIKEILPDFAGNPLAAEMLVEEARISMRFEHPNVVRVEDLGRDGDDYHIAMEYVEGLDMRELLRRAALQRVPVPIAHSLYIVASVLRGLDHAHRRRDENGKPMQIVHRDVSPANVLLSFEGDVKVCDFGIARAGSAMRPDEAYQGKAGYMSPEQARGEVIDARSDVYAVGIMLWELLAGKRLYKAKQGESLLDVARQAVVPKLPLRGCPAEEQLHAIAYRALATRREDRYSSARAMLRDLERYAYHAKLLTHPREFGVFLNDHFAADFMPERRMKKRVVEAIEKGPVAILTPIALPIRQRPHHLVLAEAPPESNPSPPSSKVPASGVRRKRRAESLGHGPKRRKSSEGGIVGQLLLFAAAIVMGLSFAAVNGQTF; via the coding sequence ATGCTCTTCGAACGCATTGGCTACGGCGGTATGGCCAATATTTATCTCGCTCGCAAGCGCACCGAGCCTGGCGCGGGAAAACTGTACGTCATCAAAGAAATATTGCCCGATTTCGCAGGGAACCCACTTGCCGCGGAGATGCTCGTCGAAGAAGCTCGCATTTCCATGCGCTTCGAGCATCCGAACGTCGTTCGCGTGGAAGACTTGGGCCGCGACGGCGACGATTACCATATCGCGATGGAATACGTCGAAGGACTCGACATGCGCGAGCTGCTCCGGCGCGCGGCGCTCCAGCGCGTCCCCGTCCCGATTGCCCATTCGCTTTACATCGTTGCCAGCGTATTGCGCGGGCTCGATCATGCCCACCGGCGGCGTGACGAAAATGGAAAGCCCATGCAGATCGTTCATCGCGACGTGTCACCCGCGAATGTGCTCTTGAGCTTCGAGGGCGACGTGAAAGTATGCGACTTTGGCATAGCTCGCGCCGGTTCGGCAATGCGTCCCGACGAGGCATATCAAGGCAAAGCTGGGTACATGAGCCCCGAACAAGCGCGCGGAGAGGTCATCGATGCGCGGTCGGACGTGTATGCCGTGGGCATCATGCTTTGGGAATTGCTCGCAGGAAAGCGCCTCTACAAGGCGAAACAAGGCGAATCGCTGCTCGATGTTGCAAGGCAAGCGGTCGTGCCGAAGCTGCCCCTTCGCGGTTGTCCGGCGGAAGAGCAGCTTCATGCAATCGCCTATAGAGCGCTGGCCACGCGCCGCGAAGATCGATATTCGTCGGCTCGCGCAATGCTGCGCGATTTGGAGCGATACGCGTACCACGCCAAACTTCTCACGCACCCGCGCGAATTCGGCGTATTTTTGAACGATCATTTTGCAGCCGACTTCATGCCGGAACGGCGCATGAAAAAACGCGTCGTCGAAGCGATCGAAAAAGGCCCCGTCGCAATCCTCACGCCGATCGCGCTGCCCATTCGACAAAGGCCGCATCACTTGGTTCTGGCAGAAGCGCCGCCCGAATCGAATCCGTCGCCGCCGTCGAGCAAAGTTCCGGCAAGCGGTGTCAGGCGCAAGCGTCGAGCCGAATCGCTGGGGCATGGTCCAAAGCGTCGCAAATCTTCCGAAGGCGGCATTGTCGGACAACTGCTGCTCTTTGCCGCTGCAATCGTGATGGGGCTCAGCTTCGCGGCGGTAAATGGGCAAACGTTTTGA
- a CDS encoding type II toxin-antitoxin system RelE/ParE family toxin, with protein sequence MSARWAVHATRNFERNLESIRLFLADLEETEAPRTFDRLVEKLLDEVIPNLEQFPRLGVDFLARKSHSLESTLKIKAIQAKLGEGSSIREYIVGDYIVLYAVSTNRVDLLAIKHHRQLSFDLRGHWGT encoded by the coding sequence ATGAGCGCACGCTGGGCGGTCCACGCGACGCGGAATTTCGAGCGCAACCTCGAAAGCATACGCCTTTTTCTTGCGGATCTGGAAGAGACGGAAGCGCCCAGAACATTCGATCGACTCGTGGAAAAACTCCTCGACGAAGTAATTCCGAATTTGGAGCAATTTCCTCGATTGGGGGTCGATTTTCTTGCGCGAAAATCACACTCGTTGGAAAGCACCCTCAAAATCAAGGCGATCCAAGCAAAACTCGGCGAAGGAAGCTCCATTCGAGAATACATCGTGGGCGATTACATCGTGCTGTACGCGGTGAGCACGAATCGAGTGGACCTGTTGGCCATCAAACACCACAGGCAGCTATCATTCGATTTACGAGGACATTGGGGAACGTAA
- a CDS encoding type II toxin-antitoxin system Phd/YefM family antitoxin, which yields MAISSEDIIPLGQVRARLTEIAEEVRAGSEKIVTRNGESYIALIDARRLDHYHRLEREHIHLSLLAEVELGLEDVEAGRTITAGELRKKLGK from the coding sequence ATGGCCATCTCGTCCGAAGACATCATTCCGCTAGGTCAAGTTCGAGCGCGCCTCACGGAGATCGCAGAAGAAGTGCGCGCTGGGAGCGAGAAGATCGTCACGCGTAACGGGGAAAGCTACATCGCGCTCATCGACGCGCGACGCCTCGATCATTACCACCGGCTCGAACGCGAGCACATTCACCTGAGTTTGCTTGCCGAAGTCGAGCTGGGTTTGGAAGACGTCGAAGCCGGACGCACCATCACGGCCGGCGAGCTCCGTAAGAAATTGGGAAAATGA
- a CDS encoding sigma-70 family RNA polymerase sigma factor — protein sequence MSGNSGAHGPSEIEALVRSALGGNRGAQRVLIVDVLAPVVQERVARVLLRRRNQHGDLRTEMMDLCQQVFVHVFSGNLLARWDPAAGSLGAFVGAIAENHVRSTLRSRVRNPFTEIATEIDVLGAVLGDGDKSQETALLSRETLRRLETELTEEDQELFMAFFVDERSIEEMCIVVGKSREALYKQRQRLRERVRRILDDEAASSAPARANTKAKEEGL from the coding sequence GTGTCGGGCAATAGTGGCGCTCACGGTCCGTCTGAAATCGAGGCGCTCGTACGCAGCGCGCTCGGCGGAAATCGCGGGGCGCAACGAGTGCTCATCGTCGACGTGCTCGCGCCCGTGGTCCAAGAACGCGTGGCCCGCGTGCTGCTGCGCCGCCGAAATCAGCACGGGGACCTGCGTACCGAAATGATGGATTTGTGTCAGCAGGTATTTGTACACGTGTTCAGCGGCAATCTTCTTGCGCGATGGGACCCTGCGGCCGGATCGCTCGGGGCCTTCGTCGGCGCGATTGCGGAAAACCACGTGCGGTCCACTTTGCGCAGTCGCGTGCGGAATCCGTTCACGGAAATTGCGACCGAAATCGACGTGCTCGGTGCCGTGCTTGGCGATGGTGACAAAAGCCAAGAAACTGCGCTGCTTTCGCGAGAAACGCTGCGCCGGCTCGAAACGGAGCTCACGGAGGAGGACCAAGAATTGTTCATGGCGTTTTTCGTGGACGAACGATCCATTGAAGAAATGTGCATCGTCGTGGGCAAGAGCCGCGAAGCTTTGTACAAGCAGCGCCAGCGCCTCCGGGAGCGTGTGCGCCGCATTCTCGATGACGAAGCGGCCAGTTCGGCGCCCGCGCGTGCCAACACCAAAGCGAAGGAGGAGGGGCTTTGA